One segment of Streptosporangium brasiliense DNA contains the following:
- a CDS encoding APC family permease: protein MAEAIIGSGPPQHSLKRVIGRRALLLFVVGDILGAGIYALVGKVAGYVGGALWLPFLIAFVLAALTASAYAELVGKYPQAAGAALYANKAFNIPFVTFVVAFAVLMSGITSASAAARAFGGRYLGEFVTLPVVVGAFIFLGLVTLVNFAGISESVKVNVVLTVIEAFGLLVVIAIGVHALLFGDGEPARALSFHPANGAFLGVLGGTALAFYALLGFEDSVNLAEESKDPQRDYPRALFGGLVVAATIYMAVAFTATMLVDSETLTDSSGPLLEVVKVAGSAFPPKLFALIALLAVGNTALINMLMASRLMYGMAREGIVPKVFAAVHPTRSTPWVAIVFTVGIAAVLVATGDVSSLADTTVLLLLCVFTLVNVAVLVLRKDRVEHDHYRAPSWMPVVGALVCLVLVLPVTGRDGDVYLRAGVLVAVGAVLWSVNRLFLLGGDGGPGGVSEGESPS, encoded by the coding sequence ATGGCTGAGGCGATCATTGGTTCTGGTCCACCCCAGCACTCGCTCAAGCGGGTGATCGGACGCAGGGCCCTGCTGCTGTTCGTGGTAGGCGACATCCTCGGCGCGGGGATATACGCCCTGGTCGGGAAGGTGGCCGGCTATGTCGGCGGGGCGCTGTGGCTGCCCTTCCTCATCGCCTTCGTGCTGGCCGCGCTGACGGCGTCCGCCTATGCCGAGCTTGTCGGGAAATATCCGCAGGCCGCCGGAGCTGCGCTGTATGCAAATAAAGCGTTCAATATTCCTTTTGTCACGTTTGTCGTGGCCTTCGCCGTGCTGATGAGCGGGATCACCTCGGCGAGCGCCGCGGCCCGGGCGTTCGGCGGCCGATACCTGGGCGAGTTCGTCACGCTGCCGGTGGTCGTCGGCGCGTTCATCTTCCTGGGCCTCGTGACGCTGGTGAACTTCGCCGGGATCTCCGAGTCCGTCAAGGTCAACGTCGTCCTGACGGTCATCGAGGCGTTCGGTCTGCTGGTCGTCATCGCGATCGGGGTCCACGCGCTGCTGTTCGGAGACGGCGAGCCCGCCCGGGCCCTGTCGTTCCACCCGGCCAACGGCGCGTTCCTCGGCGTCCTGGGCGGCACCGCCCTGGCCTTCTACGCGCTGCTCGGCTTCGAGGACTCGGTCAACCTCGCCGAGGAGTCCAAGGACCCGCAGCGCGACTATCCCCGGGCGCTCTTCGGGGGCCTGGTCGTGGCCGCGACGATCTACATGGCGGTGGCGTTCACCGCGACCATGCTGGTCGACAGCGAGACGCTGACGGACTCCTCCGGCCCGCTGCTGGAGGTCGTCAAGGTCGCGGGGTCGGCCTTCCCACCCAAGCTGTTCGCGCTCATCGCGCTGCTCGCGGTGGGCAACACCGCGCTGATCAACATGCTCATGGCCTCACGCCTGATGTACGGCATGGCGCGCGAGGGGATCGTGCCGAAGGTCTTCGCGGCGGTCCACCCCACGAGGTCCACCCCGTGGGTGGCCATCGTGTTCACCGTGGGCATCGCGGCGGTGCTGGTCGCCACCGGCGACGTGAGCAGCCTCGCCGACACGACGGTGCTCCTGCTGCTGTGCGTGTTCACCCTGGTCAACGTGGCCGTGCTGGTCCTCCGTAAGGACCGCGTGGAGCACGACCACTACCGGGCGCCGAGCTGGATGCCCGTGGTGGGCGCGCTGGTCTGCCTGGTTCTGGTGCTGCCGGTCACGGGCCGCGATGGCGACGTCTACCTCCGCGCGGGCGTGCTGGTGGCCGTGGGTGCGGTTCTCTGGTCCGTGAACCGGCTGTTCCTGCTGGGAGGGGACGGTGGTCCCGGGGGCGTCTCAGAAGGGGAGAGTCCGTCCTGA
- a CDS encoding STAS domain-containing protein: MFVGKEPESSFTATSGLHGTTLVVQASGELDHYHTPMLRAEMDRAWKALQSPTLILDLSDLTFCDSSGIGELLQARHHGQVEGVRFIITGIQGNLARRLNLAGLTQVFEVFPSVAEALEAA, translated from the coding sequence ATGTTCGTGGGAAAAGAACCGGAGTCGAGTTTCACCGCCACGTCCGGGCTGCACGGCACGACGCTCGTCGTGCAGGCCAGCGGTGAGCTGGACCACTATCACACCCCGATGTTACGGGCGGAGATGGATCGGGCGTGGAAGGCCCTGCAGTCGCCGACCCTCATCCTCGACCTCTCGGACCTCACCTTCTGCGACTCCTCGGGGATAGGCGAGCTGCTCCAGGCGCGCCACCACGGCCAGGTCGAGGGAGTCCGGTTCATCATCACCGGCATCCAGGGGAACCTCGCGCGACGGCTCAACCTCGCCGGCCTGACCCAGGTGTTCGAGGTGTTCCCCTCCGTCGCCGAGGCGCTTGAGGCCGCCTGA
- a CDS encoding serine hydrolase domain-containing protein: protein MSTSLHAVTNNSARTLRASRRVPVMTALAAALLAGAAAPGAAAADSRAVAKAAARQDRPELQQAIQAFVDADLAAGVQMRVNDERGEWIGSAGVRKLGSSVKPPTNGLFRAGSVTKNFIATVVLQLVAEGKVGLDKPVADHLPQFKLDREITVRMLLQHTSGLYAYTGEFRPDGSVEPGIPATGKDWVGNRFKTYQPEELVRFALSKGPRFKPGKGWSYSNTNYTLAQILIEKVSGRSIAEEMKRRILRPLGLRHTVLPGTTNIPGPHAHGYYRYEEVPGQWKVIDVSRQNPSMTAGAGDIISTTKDLHTFFSALNSGKLIPARLLTEMREPHPSSAGVFGSYGLGLYVQKLDPDCGVVFNHNGSATAGYSALMYSTPDGKKTLTASVTTGDRAGDVAAFPKLLDNLLKEVFCGGKATD from the coding sequence CGAGTGCCGGTCATGACGGCGCTGGCGGCGGCGCTGCTGGCCGGGGCGGCCGCACCAGGGGCGGCCGCCGCCGACAGCAGGGCGGTGGCGAAGGCCGCCGCCAGGCAGGACCGCCCGGAGTTGCAACAGGCCATCCAGGCGTTCGTCGATGCCGATCTGGCCGCCGGGGTGCAGATGCGCGTAAATGACGAACGGGGCGAGTGGATCGGCAGTGCCGGGGTGCGCAAGCTGGGCTCAAGCGTGAAACCGCCCACGAACGGGTTGTTCCGGGCGGGCAGCGTCACCAAGAACTTCATCGCGACCGTGGTGCTGCAACTCGTGGCCGAGGGCAAGGTCGGACTGGACAAGCCGGTGGCCGACCACCTGCCCCAATTCAAGCTGGACCGGGAGATCACGGTGCGGATGCTGTTGCAGCACACCAGCGGGCTGTACGCCTACACCGGCGAGTTCCGTCCTGACGGGTCGGTCGAGCCGGGGATCCCCGCGACGGGCAAGGACTGGGTGGGCAACCGGTTCAAGACCTACCAGCCGGAGGAACTGGTGCGGTTCGCGCTGTCCAAGGGGCCGCGGTTCAAGCCGGGGAAGGGCTGGAGCTACTCCAACACCAACTACACGCTGGCCCAGATCCTTATCGAGAAGGTCAGCGGCCGCTCGATCGCCGAGGAGATGAAGCGGCGGATCCTGCGGCCGCTCGGGCTGCGGCACACGGTGCTGCCGGGCACCACGAACATCCCTGGGCCGCACGCCCATGGCTACTACCGCTACGAGGAGGTCCCCGGCCAGTGGAAGGTGATCGACGTCTCCCGCCAGAACCCCTCCATGACGGCAGGCGCCGGTGACATCATCTCGACCACCAAAGACCTGCACACATTCTTCTCCGCACTGAACAGCGGCAAGCTCATCCCCGCCCGGCTACTGACAGAGATGCGCGAACCGCACCCCAGCAGCGCCGGCGTCTTCGGCAGCTATGGCCTCGGGCTGTACGTGCAGAAGCTGGACCCGGACTGCGGCGTCGTCTTCAACCACAACGGCAGCGCCACGGCGGGCTACTCGGCGCTGATGTACAGCACGCCCGACGGCAAGAAGACCCTGACCGCCTCGGTGACCACCGGGGACCGCGCAGGCGACGTGGCGGCGTTCCCCAAGCTGCTGGACAACCTTCTCAAGGAGGTGTTCTGCGGTGGGAAGGCCACGGACTGA
- a CDS encoding PIG-L family deacetylase, with protein sequence MRSCLHARGKRARTTRTERTAIDAVKTAVFFHAHPDDEALLTAGTMAMLAAEGHRVVLVVATSGERGQADLDPGEALGAARIAELYRSAAALGCARVVNLGYGDSGLAPGGGIAEDRPDNAFIDADAEEAARRLAAILTEEKADLLTTYDPAGGYGHPDHVQVHRVGGRAAEIAGTPIVLEATVNRDPLLKGLRLIRRFYPQLDVRAFERAYSPGEAITHRVGVRRFARQKRASMAAHASQATGADTRTLGVMLKVPQPLYRLVFGTEWYVRRGLPPGTRLRHPFEVPPKG encoded by the coding sequence GTGAGATCATGCCTGCATGCCCGCGGCAAACGGGCCCGGACCACCCGAACGGAGCGAACCGCGATCGACGCCGTCAAGACAGCCGTGTTCTTCCATGCCCATCCCGACGACGAAGCCCTGCTCACCGCGGGCACCATGGCGATGCTCGCCGCCGAGGGGCACCGGGTGGTCCTCGTCGTGGCGACCTCCGGGGAGCGCGGCCAGGCCGACCTCGACCCCGGCGAGGCGCTGGGCGCCGCGCGCATCGCCGAGCTGTACAGATCGGCGGCGGCGCTCGGCTGCGCCCGGGTGGTGAACCTCGGCTACGGCGACTCCGGGCTGGCCCCCGGCGGCGGGATCGCCGAGGACCGGCCGGACAACGCGTTCATCGACGCCGACGCCGAGGAGGCCGCCCGGCGGCTCGCGGCGATCCTCACCGAGGAGAAGGCCGACCTGCTGACGACCTACGACCCGGCCGGGGGCTACGGGCACCCCGACCACGTCCAGGTGCACCGGGTCGGCGGCCGGGCCGCCGAGATCGCGGGCACCCCGATCGTGCTGGAGGCCACGGTCAACCGCGACCCCCTGCTCAAGGGGCTCCGCCTGATCCGCAGGTTCTATCCCCAGCTGGACGTCCGCGCCTTCGAGCGGGCCTACTCCCCCGGCGAGGCGATCACCCACCGGGTCGGCGTGCGCCGCTTCGCCCGCCAGAAGCGGGCGAGCATGGCCGCCCACGCCTCGCAGGCCACCGGCGCGGACACCCGCACGCTGGGCGTGATGCTCAAAGTCCCCCAGCCCCTCTACCGTCTCGTCTTCGGCACCGAGTGGTACGTCCGGCGCGGCCTGCCGCCCGGCACGAGACTGAGACATCCGTTCGAAGTTCCTCCCAAAGGATGA
- a CDS encoding glycosyltransferase family 4 protein — MRILHVSDCYLPRLGGIEVQVGDLVRMQREAGHDVEVATATPGEPLAGVHRIVARLPFDLPVHPFGVGHLLRLMRARRPDVVHVHTGAVSPFAWMGVRAAVRMGLPVVVTVHSMWDPVTRGLYRGLRLLFEWHRWGLVGTAVSEAAARPIRAVAGRGVPVHVVSNGLDVSGWRSADPVRREPGDGTVHIVAVGRLAPRKQPVRLLRLLKEARAQVPQETPLRATVVGDGPARSQMERYLRANGMSGWVSLPGRYSRDRIRELLASADVFVAPAPRESFGLAALEARAAGVPVVARTQSGVADFVRPGKEGLLGRSFEDLVASVAGLAGDRELRESIAAHNRETEPVRSSWPAVLQGFEECYEQARTGRG, encoded by the coding sequence GTGAGGATCCTCCACGTCAGTGACTGTTACCTGCCGCGCCTCGGCGGCATCGAGGTGCAGGTCGGCGATCTGGTCCGGATGCAGAGGGAGGCGGGCCACGATGTCGAGGTGGCGACCGCGACCCCGGGCGAGCCCCTGGCCGGGGTGCACCGGATCGTCGCGAGACTCCCCTTCGACCTGCCCGTCCATCCGTTCGGGGTGGGCCACCTGCTGCGGTTGATGAGGGCGCGGCGCCCCGACGTGGTGCACGTGCACACCGGCGCGGTCTCGCCGTTCGCCTGGATGGGCGTCCGCGCGGCCGTGCGCATGGGGCTGCCGGTGGTCGTGACCGTGCACAGCATGTGGGATCCGGTCACCCGGGGCCTCTACCGGGGGCTGCGGCTGCTGTTCGAGTGGCACCGCTGGGGGCTGGTGGGCACCGCGGTGAGCGAGGCCGCGGCCCGGCCGATCCGCGCGGTGGCCGGCCGCGGGGTGCCGGTGCACGTGGTCTCCAACGGCCTCGACGTCTCCGGCTGGCGCTCGGCCGACCCGGTACGGCGCGAGCCCGGCGACGGGACGGTGCACATCGTGGCCGTGGGACGGCTGGCGCCCCGCAAGCAGCCGGTCCGGCTGCTCAGGCTGTTGAAGGAGGCCCGCGCCCAGGTGCCGCAGGAGACGCCGCTGCGGGCGACCGTCGTCGGGGACGGCCCGGCGCGCTCGCAGATGGAGCGTTACCTGCGCGCCAACGGGATGAGCGGCTGGGTCTCGCTGCCCGGCCGCTACAGCCGCGACCGGATCCGCGAGCTGCTCGCCTCGGCGGACGTGTTCGTCGCCCCGGCGCCCCGGGAGTCCTTCGGACTGGCCGCACTGGAGGCCAGGGCGGCCGGGGTCCCGGTGGTCGCGCGGACCCAGAGCGGGGTGGCCGACTTCGTGCGTCCGGGCAAGGAGGGGCTGCTCGGACGGAGCTTCGAGGACCTGGTCGCGTCGGTGGCCGGCCTGGCCGGCGACCGTGAGCTGCGCGAGTCGATCGCGGCGCACAACCGCGAGACCGAGCCCGTCCGCAGTTCGTGGCCGGCGGTGCTGCAGGGCTTCGAGGAGTGCTACGAGCAGGCCCGCACGGGCCGGGGCTGA
- a CDS encoding BTAD domain-containing putative transcriptional regulator, whose translation MVAFRVLGPVEAHSDDDGLDLGGLRQRAVLARLLVARGQVVPVDSLLYDLWDDDAAKGAQSGLQVYISRLRRVLEPGRPRGGPNRLLVTVASGYALRVAPDQVDALRFEALVRTAGEHLEGDDPSSARVRLEKALGLWRGTPYSDFADQPWVEAEVNRLAELRLVARERHADSGLRLGMPAEAVPDLEALTTEHPLREEGWRLLALGLYRCGRQGDALAALRRARTILADELGIDPGPALRKLESDILAQDPGLQLAAPPPGRQRPQVPADTWPPRPTAAPVELPPLEPEPFVGRDAELNRLTTAAARTGRFTVAVISGDAGAGKTTLVRQLTKRLSDDGWGTSSGACPDSSATPPGWAWVEILRTLVNAAGPGEYAPLLAPLLDDAAPAPDDDQVSGGFRLHRAVGGYLAAVAKDTPILLTLEDLHWADDQTLALLRALPSLLATSRVLLVVTCRDSELSDQQADVLAALARLGPVRVGLTGLDPKAVAELVRATCVREVDEDAVSSIVERTGGNPFFVRETVRLLDAEAVSDRATAAEVLSGVPSGVRDVLRRRISRLPAAAQQILLQAAVIGRDVDVDVLVDVTGDEDAVVDAVEAALLAGLVTEPGPGMLRFDHDLVRDTLYSDASRLRRSRLHASVAAVIERRNPGDVAALAHHYDAAGTAETAIKAVHYAGLAAEQAERRFAHREAASLWEQAIAAFDRSGITHTPDSTRERLLLTLNLIKALALCGDMAAARRRRREAMDAALPLGNLELTARVAASLAVPHKGMARDFTRTAWEIVDVAEQALVELPAAEQSLRASLLATLALELEGSATRRGEQASLEAEELARRSGDPALLATALSGRLRQSYGITPVGEREVIGRELLEVGKTTGQVSVQALAHLVLMECAAASGAFADADAHVAAAERLARQYGLPAPAAVGAWYAGQRLMIAGDFAGAERAYRDAARLTARAGMLEGRQDLPLITAFCLHLVNGRAAEMVEPLAEAHQRGAKWTLDAYAVALASAGHMRDARAVIAVKTPVRPDFLYELAMIWRALAGMLLDDRERMVEAYDTLKPFAERIAGAGTGVVALWPVALTLGDLALRLGFTDAVRSHYDQALAVAQRVGVPRWVEAAQRSLSS comes from the coding sequence ATGGTGGCGTTCCGGGTTCTCGGTCCGGTCGAGGCGCATTCCGACGATGACGGGCTCGACCTAGGCGGGCTGCGGCAGCGTGCCGTCCTCGCCCGATTGCTGGTGGCACGCGGGCAGGTCGTGCCCGTCGACTCCCTCCTCTACGACCTGTGGGACGACGACGCCGCCAAGGGGGCGCAGTCCGGCCTCCAGGTCTACATCTCCCGTCTGCGCCGGGTCCTGGAGCCCGGCCGTCCGCGCGGGGGACCCAACCGGCTGCTGGTGACGGTCGCCTCCGGCTACGCGCTGCGGGTCGCCCCCGACCAGGTCGACGCCCTCCGCTTCGAGGCGCTGGTCCGCACGGCCGGAGAGCACCTGGAGGGTGACGACCCCTCCTCGGCGCGGGTCCGCCTGGAGAAGGCCCTGGGGCTGTGGCGCGGCACCCCTTACTCCGACTTCGCCGACCAGCCGTGGGTCGAGGCCGAGGTCAACCGGCTGGCCGAGCTGCGCCTGGTCGCCCGTGAGCGGCACGCCGACAGCGGCCTGCGCCTGGGCATGCCCGCCGAGGCGGTGCCCGACCTGGAGGCGCTGACCACCGAGCACCCGCTCCGCGAGGAGGGCTGGCGGCTGCTCGCCCTCGGCCTCTACCGGTGCGGACGGCAGGGCGACGCGCTGGCCGCGCTGCGCAGGGCCCGCACGATCCTCGCCGACGAGCTGGGCATCGACCCGGGACCGGCGCTGCGCAAGCTGGAGTCCGACATCCTGGCCCAGGACCCCGGCCTGCAGCTCGCCGCCCCGCCGCCTGGCCGCCAGCGCCCCCAGGTGCCGGCCGACACCTGGCCGCCCCGGCCCACGGCGGCGCCGGTGGAGCTGCCGCCGCTGGAGCCCGAGCCGTTCGTCGGCCGCGACGCCGAGCTGAACCGGCTGACCACCGCCGCGGCCCGGACCGGCCGCTTCACCGTCGCGGTGATCAGCGGCGACGCGGGGGCGGGCAAGACGACGCTGGTCCGCCAGCTCACCAAACGGCTCTCCGACGACGGCTGGGGCACCTCCTCCGGAGCCTGCCCCGACAGCAGCGCCACCCCTCCCGGCTGGGCCTGGGTGGAGATCCTGCGCACCCTGGTGAACGCGGCCGGGCCCGGCGAATACGCCCCGCTGCTGGCCCCGCTGCTGGACGACGCGGCCCCGGCGCCCGACGACGACCAGGTCTCCGGCGGTTTCCGGCTGCACCGGGCGGTGGGCGGCTATCTGGCGGCCGTCGCCAAGGACACCCCGATCCTGCTGACGCTGGAGGATCTGCACTGGGCCGACGACCAGACCCTGGCGCTGCTGCGCGCGCTGCCGAGCCTGCTGGCCACCAGCCGGGTGCTGCTGGTGGTCACCTGCCGTGACAGCGAGCTGAGCGACCAGCAGGCCGACGTGCTGGCCGCGCTGGCCCGGCTCGGACCGGTCCGGGTGGGCCTGACGGGCCTGGACCCCAAGGCGGTGGCCGAGCTGGTCCGGGCGACCTGCGTGCGCGAGGTCGACGAGGACGCGGTCAGCAGCATCGTCGAGCGGACCGGCGGCAACCCCTTCTTCGTCCGCGAGACCGTGCGCCTGCTCGACGCCGAGGCCGTGAGCGACCGCGCGACGGCCGCCGAGGTGCTCTCCGGGGTGCCCTCCGGCGTCCGCGACGTGCTGCGGCGGCGGATCTCGCGGCTGCCCGCGGCGGCCCAGCAGATCCTGCTGCAGGCCGCGGTGATCGGCCGCGACGTCGACGTGGACGTGCTGGTCGACGTGACGGGCGACGAGGACGCGGTGGTCGACGCGGTGGAGGCGGCGCTGCTCGCCGGGCTGGTCACCGAGCCGGGCCCCGGCATGCTCCGCTTCGACCACGACCTGGTCCGCGACACCCTTTACTCCGACGCCTCCCGGCTGCGCCGCTCCCGGCTGCACGCCTCGGTGGCCGCGGTGATCGAGCGCCGGAACCCCGGCGACGTGGCCGCGCTCGCCCACCACTACGACGCGGCCGGCACCGCCGAAACGGCCATCAAGGCGGTGCACTACGCCGGGCTCGCGGCCGAGCAGGCCGAGCGCCGTTTCGCCCACCGGGAGGCGGCCTCGCTGTGGGAGCAGGCGATCGCCGCCTTCGACCGGTCCGGCATCACCCACACTCCCGACAGCACCAGAGAACGCCTGCTGCTGACGCTCAACCTGATCAAGGCGCTGGCGCTCTGCGGCGACATGGCCGCGGCCCGCAGGCGGCGGCGCGAGGCGATGGACGCGGCTCTGCCGCTGGGCAATCTGGAGCTCACGGCCCGGGTGGCGGCCTCCCTGGCCGTGCCGCACAAGGGCATGGCGCGCGACTTCACCCGCACCGCCTGGGAGATCGTCGACGTCGCCGAGCAGGCGCTGGTCGAGCTGCCGGCCGCCGAGCAGTCACTGCGGGCGAGCCTGCTGGCCACGCTCGCCCTGGAGCTGGAGGGCTCGGCCACCCGCCGGGGCGAGCAGGCGTCGCTGGAGGCCGAGGAGCTGGCCCGGCGGAGCGGCGACCCCGCCCTGCTGGCGACCGCGCTGAGCGGCCGGCTGCGCCAGTCCTACGGCATCACCCCGGTCGGTGAGCGCGAGGTCATCGGCCGGGAGCTGCTGGAGGTGGGCAAGACGACCGGCCAGGTCTCGGTCCAGGCCCTGGCCCATCTCGTGCTGATGGAGTGCGCGGCCGCCTCCGGGGCGTTCGCCGACGCCGACGCGCACGTGGCCGCCGCCGAGCGGCTGGCCAGGCAGTACGGCCTGCCCGCGCCGGCGGCCGTCGGCGCCTGGTACGCCGGGCAGCGCCTGATGATCGCCGGTGACTTCGCCGGCGCGGAGCGCGCCTACCGCGACGCCGCCCGGCTGACGGCCAGGGCTGGCATGCTGGAGGGCCGCCAGGACCTGCCGCTGATCACCGCCTTCTGCCTGCACCTGGTCAACGGCCGGGCCGCCGAAATGGTGGAGCCCCTGGCGGAGGCCCACCAGCGCGGGGCCAAGTGGACCCTCGACGCCTACGCGGTGGCCCTGGCCTCGGCCGGGCACATGCGCGACGCGCGGGCGGTCATCGCGGTCAAGACCCCGGTCCGTCCCGACTTCCTCTACGAGCTGGCGATGATCTGGCGGGCCCTGGCGGGCATGCTGCTGGACGACCGGGAGCGGATGGTCGAGGCATATGACACGCTGAAGCCGTTCGCCGAGCGGATCGCGGGGGCCGGCACCGGCGTGGTGGCGCTGTGGCCGGTCGCCCTGACCCTCGGTGACCTGGCCCTGCGGCTGGGCTTCACCGACGCGGTGAGATCCCACTACGACCAGGCCCTCGCGGTGGCCCAGCGGGTCGGCGTGCCCCGGTGGGTCGAGGCGGCGCAGCGCTCACTCAGCAGCTGA
- a CDS encoding lysylphosphatidylglycerol synthase transmembrane domain-containing protein, which yields MKNKWVQIGLSVASLALAATLVRFLPQIVEALTGKHVSWTQIGAQFSRLSWEMVALMAVVWLASLMAYTFVLTASLPGLSHSQALTLNAAGSAVSNLLPFGGAAGVAMTIAMTKGWGFPLRAVVVSTLSSGIWNTLFRFVLPAVGIVALLVSGQQLSPAVTRAGWVGSLSILALVAVVAAALYWDRAAAALGRALDAAARPLPRGIRPAEHTLSHALEKLRADTSEVVRHRWPGLTLGMVFFLGLQWLLLVCCLHATGAYPGAAQTIAVFALSRVLTTALVTPSGAGIMEAGTVGALVFFGAPLDSATAAALLFGFWTYTIEIPFGGLALGAWALLRRRENAAPAPAKEPISR from the coding sequence ATGAAGAACAAGTGGGTCCAAATCGGACTTTCGGTCGCATCTCTGGCGCTGGCCGCCACGCTCGTGCGCTTCCTGCCGCAGATCGTGGAGGCGCTGACCGGCAAGCACGTCTCCTGGACGCAGATCGGCGCCCAGTTCTCCCGGTTGAGCTGGGAGATGGTCGCCCTGATGGCCGTCGTCTGGCTGGCGAGCCTGATGGCCTACACGTTCGTGCTGACCGCCTCCCTGCCGGGCCTGTCCCATTCGCAGGCCCTGACACTGAACGCGGCCGGCAGCGCGGTGAGCAACCTGCTCCCCTTCGGCGGCGCGGCCGGGGTGGCCATGACGATCGCCATGACCAAGGGCTGGGGGTTCCCGCTGCGGGCCGTCGTGGTCTCCACGCTCTCCAGCGGCATCTGGAACACCCTGTTCCGGTTCGTCCTGCCCGCGGTGGGGATCGTGGCCCTGCTGGTCAGCGGGCAACAGCTCAGCCCGGCCGTGACCAGAGCGGGCTGGGTGGGCTCGCTGTCCATCCTCGCCCTGGTCGCCGTGGTGGCCGCCGCGCTTTACTGGGACCGCGCCGCCGCCGCGCTCGGCCGCGCCCTCGACGCCGCCGCGCGGCCGCTGCCCCGCGGCATCCGCCCCGCCGAGCACACCCTCTCCCACGCGCTGGAGAAGCTGCGCGCCGACACCTCCGAGGTCGTACGGCACCGCTGGCCGGGGCTGACCCTGGGGATGGTCTTCTTCCTCGGGCTGCAGTGGCTGCTCCTGGTCTGCTGCCTGCACGCCACCGGTGCCTACCCGGGGGCGGCGCAGACGATCGCCGTGTTCGCCCTGTCCAGGGTGCTGACCACCGCCCTGGTGACCCCGAGCGGGGCCGGGATCATGGAGGCCGGGACCGTCGGCGCGCTGGTCTTCTTCGGGGCGCCGCTGGATTCCGCAACGGCCGCTGCGCTGCTTTTCGGCTTCTGGACCTACACTATCGAAATCCCCTTCGGCGGCCTGGCGCTCGGCGCGTGGGCGCTTCTGCGCCGGCGTGAGAACGCCGCTCCGGCCCCCGCGAAGGAGCCGATCAGCCGCTAG